The DNA segment AGCTCCGCATTCTGCACAATCCAAAACCAGTTATCATTGGAATTCACTCACGATTCCATTAActtcagaaagaaaaaacaaaattgacgCATTTTTCGtgtaaagagtaaaataaaatcGAGGAATCGACGGTTTGGAGTGGAAATCATTGTGGGTGTAAAATCAGGGGGAGTTgggaatttaaaatgttttatttctcGAAAACCAAACAAGGCATAACGAGGGTTTTGCTTTTAGGTATGGGTTGCTTACGACGCGTTCGACGTTGGCGAATATGGCATCGCCGGATCGAGGAGCGACGGGAGGCATCGTCGGAGTTCAATCTCTGGTTTGCTGCGATCTGCGTAGAGTGAAGCAAAAGATGCGACTTTGGATCAATGCCCACTGGCCCAGTGGGCTGACACTTTAACCATCATTtccatttgttttcttattgtaggatttaatttaagaataaaatatgtttttcctttataaaaataaggatATTTATTTTCACTATTAGAATTGTTAATGGCACTACTAACTTACTAAGCCTTACTAAATTGTCATTTTACTCTTTTAGGATTTTCCAGCATCCTCAATCTTTCtccctttctctctcatttttccATCACTTCTCTCTTCCTCTTTTACAGCCACACCCCCCACCAATTCTTTTCATTCCtaattcctcttcttttttttaaaaaaaaatgtaaattatattaaactaaaataatacaataaacggggcataccccgcaactagagaaaatcaaaagtctccctaatacaagaagacctatatcaagatgttaaaacaaatacaacaggtgcgcttgtctatacaaaagaaacttaatcttgctaataacctctactacataaaattgataatcttcaaaaatcagcttgttcctagacagtcaaatgcagtagactgtaattgctatagTCAGGCAacgaaattttccttgaacacctgatgtggatctgcccctaattaaagagtcagtaatgcgcATCAAAGAAGTAAAATGTCTGCGAAAAGgagccaaatcacgaatgtgagcccaaacttggagagatttcctgcaagaaaagaacaaatgagtatttgactcagcctcatttgaacataaagggccgagggaacccttgttcaaaaaagcaGTTTTGTCAAGAGTAAGTAGTCGGTTCCTTTTAGCAAACCATAGAATGAAAAACATCTTAGGAGAGATTGCTGGGTTCCATATAACAGAACACCAACTAACAGTAGTCTtgacacctctaatgtattcatagactttgcCAACAAGCAATTGTTCATTGGTGTTCCAAGATTGAATCCTCATTTTGGCCTCTTCCGTACTTAGCTCTTTGAAGATAATAAAGTCctttatttgaatgattttttttttatcaaaactgaatctgatgaagaagtaTTGTAATTTCACACATCGCTCCCTCTAAAATAGTAATGGTGAACCCACCAAACCCATATAGAATCTTTCTTACAATGAAAGTCCCACAGGATACGGGAAAGAAGCGCAAGGTTCTAGTCCTTGAGATTAAAAAGGCCTAAACCCCTTTCTTTTTTCGGAGAACAAAACAACTGACCAAGCAACCAAGGACTTGTTTTTGCCAATATCCGCTTTGTCCCACAGAAAATTATGACACGAAGCGTTGATCCGGTCCAGAACAGATTGAGGCAAAGGAAAAATCCCCATCCAAAAAttcacaatttcttgaataacTGCTCTGATCAACTCTAGCTTACCTGCATAAGATAAAGACTTCTTGCTTCATTCCTGAATCAGGCCAGTAATCTTGAAAAGCAAGGGAGCATAGTGACATACATTTAATCTAGATGATAAAAGGGGAACACCCAAGTATCTAAAAGGGAAGCCACCCAAGCTAAATCCAGTAAGCTGTTGAATATGAGAAAGCTCATGAGGCCTAATACCGATTGAGTATATGGCAGATTTATCAGAGCTGATGGAAAGCCCTGAAACCCTACAGAAGTGCTGAAGCTTGGCAAACATAGTTGACACGAAAGAGATATCTCCTCTAGATAGAAGCATAATATCATTTGCAAAAGTCAAATGAGATAGCTGAATACATGCACAGTtgggatgaaatttaaaattggcaTCATCCTTAAGACTGCTCATATCTCTGGAAAAGTACTCCAAACAAAGCACAAACAGATAAGGGGAGAGAGGATCCCATTGTCTAAGACCCCGTTACCCTTTGAAGTGGCCATAAATGGATCCATTGACTGTCACACTAAAGGAAAAAGGGGTCAAcaaaaatacaccaatgaaaacatatttttgtggTGTAAGTATATAATagaatcatgttttttgttttgttaaatgATAGCGAAAAAGTTATCGACGGAAACACAATTCTATTTCATAAATATACAAACATGTACAAGGAGTGAAATGAAAATGAGtaacaaaaacatgatttcttttcataaaaaccaaaaatataatggaattgtgtttttgttgaCTATATGAGGGGATGGAAAAAAATAACGAAAACACAATTTCGTTGAATACtaatacaacaaaatcatgtttCCATTGTTATCTATCTTTTTCACCCCCAAAATAGGTAACAGAAACACAAATCCATTGTGTTTCGGTCCAAGGGGTAGTTTTAGACTACAACGTAAAGGCACCCACATGGATAGTGTCAATAGCGATTGTggtaatgataataaaaattgtgATAGTACCAATAGCAACACCCTCCTAATTTCACTTGGACCAATGACATGCTAGTAAACAATATGAAGGATTTGTTATTTGAACATTAgaaatttgttactttagcatataatatattattatgaagGATTTAAGAAGTCAACAATTACAAGAATAATAACGAAAAAGATGAAACTTCataataaaagttataaaaaaattgttacctCAAATTTAGGTGTTgccattttctctctctatatatatatttacatatattttcttAGACTACAAGCCAAcatttaattgaatatttgaatattatcttatatatttCTTGTGAATAATGGAACTAAAATCATTTGAAATCTTTTAGTTATATCAAGAGTtaagaaaaaatcattcaaatattttttttataaataaagtaagTGATaagttatcttttttattatgataattattattattattatatttgaatttatttatttttttaacaaatttattaaatttcattgaagttattttaatatatatattaattatatgataataatattttttattttttataaaaattgtaatagtaataaaatttacatttgaGTCATTTAACAAAGAGTCTTGAAAGATCTTTTcggtataaaatatatttttaatttctttatttttttaattccattttttatccaatttttcattatcatatttttttctaatttgaaaaTACTACACTTATAATTTTCAAGTATATTCCTAGATTAGAAGAACTAAAATAGgatagaaaaaaattggaggtagaaaaaaaacatgttacttTGTTGTTGTGATAGGAGATATTGAAGTCTTCTATTTTGTACCGACtaattatttgttgttgttatctTATCTCTTTTTCTAAAAAGGAAAATTCTTCTATTGCTTGTATTTGGATTCAtgttttagaattaattttaaatttatgattgatTTGAGATAAATTTTTAGATGTTTTATTGTTTCACACagaagaaattttgaaaattaattatggaTACTAAATTGATtctaaagaaataattttagataaattttatattgaatcaacaattttatattaaattttaattttataataaaaataatcaaatattaattattatattaggcATTATAAACGGCGGTCTAAATACACCTTATAGTCGTGTCATCCACTCACTGATTCCCAGATCATAACACGTGACACACGTGCAGGTGCACCTTGCCATTTCTTTATTAAATATCTGTTCTTCCAACCATAACCACACCTCACCGAGTCGCAGCGATCGAAGTTTCACATCAGCCTTATCCAGTTTAGGGTTTCGGTTCCTTACCCTACCTTTGACGTATCGAAACCTTAAATTTGGGATTAGGTAATTTCCGAATCATCTATTTTCAGATTTGATTTCCCTTCCGCGCTAATTTTAGGGTTCGACTTTCGCTTTATCACCCACGATCTAAGCTTGactctattttcttttctatttttcttttttattttcgttaCCATACAATATTTTTGGGGTTCGATCTATTCTTGATCAGATCTTTCAGCTATAAATCATGTATTTGTTattagtgaaaaatatttttttttctttttctaattcaacgtttccttttaattttagtGTACGGTGATTCTTGAGGTATGGGATTGTTTTTTCTGTGATAACCTTTTGACGGTGTGGTTGCTAGATTGTCACTATGAACTATatcaattttaagttaaaaccTATAATCTAGGAAAGCATTCTGTTTTGTTGTGCTGCTGAGATCTTTTGAATTTATCTAACATTAGTATTttaaattgtgaaaaattttaaactaattgtgggtttatttgattgtgttcattttaaatcatttaattggattattttttgtgtttttgattcGAAACGAAGGTAATAAGtaagcatttttttattcatgggaTGGGCATTGctgatatatttttctaataagattattttgatgcgATGATTAATGACACTGTTTTTGCTTTTGTTATTTCATAAAGCGTGCTATCATAGTAATTCAATTTAGCTAACATGTTGAGTGTAATTTCAGGTCTGAGCAATCTGGTTGGTAGAACCTTTGGTCTTAGAGAGTCAAGTTTTATGTCTGGATTAGACGATCAAATTCCTACTGCCTTCGGTATGTTGTGATCTTTCTCTAGCGAATAAATATCAGTTGATTATGTGTAAGATTCACATagtgtgttttttctttatatgtttTCCTCTCTTAGTTATATTGTGGTATCTGTACTTGCAGAATAGGGTACCTATTGATGAATTTCACAATTTCTATGTCAAGTTGCTCTAACTTTTATGTCTTACTCTAGTAATTTGTAGTATATCTTATAGGTACTTAGTTACTGTGATTATACCAGTTAGGTTTAGTGATTTATGTAATGTGTTTGCTGTATGTCCTCAATTTGTAGATCCTTTTGCTGATGCAAATGCTGATGACTCGGGTGCTGGGTCAAAGGAGTATGTGCATATTCGCGTTCAGCAGCGAAATGGTAGGAAAAGCCTGACAACCGTTCAGGGATTGAAAAAAGAATTCAGCTATAACAAGATACTTAAAGACGTTAAGAAAGAGTTCTGTTGCAATGGAACAGTTGTTCAGGACCCAGAACTAGGACAGGTCTGTGTTGTTGACATCCTCCTGTCAAACAATGATCTATCCCTTGCTGCTTAAAGTAACACTTGTTTGTGGTTGTAGGTTATTCAACTTCAAGGTGATCAGAGGAAGAATGTTTCTACTTTCCTAGTACAGGTAACTATAACCTCATCTTTGTGTTATATAGTGTGTTGTCCCGATTAATTtctccattttaattttcatattttttttgttgtctctTCTTTCTTTGCTGTTTTTCATAATTGTGTTTCTAGGCTTATTTTTGGAATGGCTCATTTTAGAGAATAAGCTTCTTGATTGTGccttttgctttattatattgttttggCAATGATATTGATATAGTAATAGCATAGGCAATTGGATATCCTTTTGAAGAATACTTCACACGTAAATTGGATGTTGCAATGTTAGTTGTAGAGTTTTTTGACAAATATTTTGCCAGTTAAAATCCAGAGACCATATCCAATGTTTTGGAAATATATATGGTGAATGTGCACCTATCCCCTATTTACTATGCTAATTTAACTTAAAGTTTTTTGGTCTTGTAAGAAAACAAAtgcaaagagaaaaatgaaaaggaagcaTAACTAGATTTTAATGGTGTAAATCATGGTTGTATTGTAGCTGAGTGGACTTTATTTAGCACAAATCATAGTTGGGTCTTATGACAATGTTTTACAATCTTACAATTGAATTGATATTGTATCTGTTACCTGTATAATGCTGATCATACTTGTTCAATCACATTCTGACAAGTACACCTTGATTCATACCTCCagctatatgaaaaaaattctgGAATTGTTTTTgaacaattttcttttaaatatttggaTACCAGGAATACTCTATCTAATTATATTGTTGGATGTTTTCACTTGTGAATGTGAACAGGCTGGTATCGTGAAGAAGGATCATATCAAGATTCATGGTTTCTGAGCGATTGGAGTCTCAAGTGGCAAGCCTTATCTGCCTGACTATGTGTTAGGCATAATAGATAGATAATCGGAGTTGTGTATGTGATTGTGGTATTTCTGATCTGTTCTTATGTTTTACTATGTGATGTGGGATTATGGATTTCAGAACATTGCGTGTTATTTGCTTTGAAGACAAATATGAAAACAGTTCAATGGACCTCCTATTCGATCTTATTTCATTtagaatttaataataattaaaaaaaaactgtaactTTTAAGGCTCGAGCTCTTGTAAGTTGTCGCTTCAAAATACCCCTTTTGAAAGAGATTCAAACGAACTATAAGATTATTGCTAATTTCAGGGCACAAATTCGATTTTCATTTTACACTCACGTCATTATTAGGTATTTGAGCATTTGAAAATTTCTTTAGAAGGTGGCTTTAGAGATCTTTTGCATCAAGTTTATTGTTATTTCCCAGCATTAAAATAAGGAACTTGGAAATATTACGTGGAAAGTGTTTATCGATATAATTTATACCTTAACATTGTAAATTAAGTCTAGATGTGTAATCAGAATCCTAGCTGACTAATCAAATGCCCATCTAGATTGGTGTTCTATTTAGTATGGTAATTCATTGATAGTGGACTACCTGGTCGTCAAGAAGTTCTTTTATAGATAATGCGGGTAAAAAGTTGGTTTTATTGAGTTATTCCTCTTGAAAGTTACCAGTAACTCATTGATATGGACTAACTGATTGCCAAGAACTTCTTTGCAAGATAAATCgggtaaataaattaaaatggtttTATTGAGACAATTGCTCTTGAAGAAAATAGAGATATGCTCAAAATTTTAAGACGTTTTTGTATGTAATGTAACACTTTGTTATATAAGTgagaaatgtaaaattattcatCAATTTGATCGGctaatttaatttcttctaaGAAAATTGAAGAATTTAAAGTTGTACATCCTTCGGGTTGGATCTCCATCTGAACCGATCCACATCGATACTAATTTGTCTATAATCATATTGTGATATAGTTGGGATTGAATACTCCAATATATTTGGAGAACAGGATTTTAACACGTCTTGATATATGTAACAACTCTCAACCTTTGAATATTGAGAGGAGGAAGGAATCTAGACAAACGAACTAACATATAAGACCTAATTGTAACCAAAGAAGACATGTTAAGCAATACATTTCACTTGAATGTTCTCGACTAGGTCATCTCCATATATGAGGAAGTTTATCCTAAAACATTTTGATACCCACCATGGGCCTCAACGAAGTGTTTCCTGATGCCCTTTGTTTGCTTTGTATCTAGATGAGATTGGTGATGGTGAGGCCAACGATGGAGGAGCCAAGGAGGTGATGGAGGAGTTGAGGAGGTGATGTAGGAGTTGCAAACAATGAAGGAACATCATGAGGATTCAAGGAGAATTTCTCTTGAGGCATTGCAAGCAAACTAAGTGTTGCAGGTTCCAAAGGAGGAGATCAAGAGGAGGACATATGAGGCCTAAAGGATGTTGAGAAGCCCTGAGTGTGAGACTATGGTCAAGCCCCCAAGTGAATTTTTAGTCCTTCGTGGAGGCAATCGTAGCTAAATAGATCCCCTAACACTACCTGCTTCCCACAGTCACTTGTTATTATTgttcaaaacataattaaactaagcataaaatctaaaattgacccaaaaaattgaaaatcgcATAAAAACCAATGACCATTGGTTTggtttagttttataattttccaAATTGCGCGGTTTGACATGCGTAAACAGAAAAAAACCAAATTGCATTGTAAACACGCCTAGAAACTATTGTTGCAATTAGTGTTTTATTGTTTAATATCTACTTTCTAAGTTTTCATGGTTGAAAGCAAGTATTATGAAtgttgtttttattgttttttctatcttCAATTGTTGAAACTTAGAAGCAAGTATTATGtgttgtttttacttttatgttgaatgattatttttaagtattattcAACTTGAAAACGATAACTATTTTACTTCAAGTTCACTTGTTAGAAACTTTTGTTATTGATTTATATTGTTGATTGTTAAACTAGTTATTAATcaagttttgtttaattaataacaaaaattttaaacatttttaataccTACAAGAAGtattttcaaattgaaaaaattgagtcaaaccaaatcacaaaaaaatggtttggtttggatttcataaataatttaaaccaAACCAAATCATACCAcacttaattttcttatttggtTCATACTAATTTGAAGTCAAAATTGCATCAAGTCGCATTGCAAACATCCCTAAAGGTTATGATGGTACCTAGGATCCTGTTAAACATGTGAAGAATTTTCAAGCTCATAAGTGGAAAAAAAGATGCAATGGGATGCAAGATGTTCGTCGAGGAAGAGTTGTGGATTGTGGATGATGTCAGTTTCAATGGAGACACGACAAATTCACCGTCGTAGATGTCGTGGTGGCCTTCGTCGCTAATGACGGTGACGACGACATTACCTTTTCACCCATTCATCACACTCTACTTCTTGAACTCAATGAACAAATATAATAGCCGACTCACCTTCAACATCTTTGTTCCTAAGAAACGCTCCACAAACTTCATAACTGAATCAAACACGGTTTTGGTtttgcaaaaaaacaaaaaactaaaattgtgtGATTAAACTCTGATCTAGAAATTATGTGTTAAGAGTTAGTGAGGACCAAAGCTATAAATTAGATTTGTAAAAGTGAGTGTTGCAAGAACGCATTAAGAGTCTCTACAGGGTGAGTCATAGCTTGAAATTGGGTACTACAAGAAAGTTTGGGTATCGCAAAGAGGAAATGGTTTGCGGCAGGGGGCAAAAAGATGGAGTTTTGAGAAGAAAATGTGCAATTAGTGTGGATAAGATCAAGATCTGGACTCAATACTATCTTCCTCCATTGAGGTTTAGACTTAGATTTGGAACCAAAACCACCTTCATTCGTTGATTCGATCCAAACACCATCTTTATCTTTTTCGAGCGAAACAATGGCAACGAACCCACTTGTGCCTTCAAAATCTGACCTGAACCAAAACTTAAGTTTGGTGCCCTTTTCGTACTTCGAAGTCATAAATGAGTTAGAGATATTCTTCAACACCAACCACAATGACAAGATCTTTGCCGACAAGCTTGACAACATGCTTCGATTTCTCGAAACTGGCATCTTGTTGGAGGACCTTCACTACATCATGGACGACATCAAAATCAACTGCAACAACTTCATCAGCCTCTTGCCACTGTGCGTGTTTGCAAAGTTCTAGATGTCAAGGGTTGCGGTATTATGTTTCACATAGAGAGTTAGGGTGCGTTTGATTAGCTAAAAAATAAGGGactatgatggaagcttgcttgtggggcttctatggaggctgaatctttgagcttcattggggtcctttaatggtgattttccaccatggagatgcagcggaagacaaaggaaaagaggtgagaggaggcatcatccattaaggaataagccatggaagaaggagcttcaccaccaagatgagccttggataagaagcttggagaggatgcttcaatggaggaaaagaaagagggagagaaagagagagggggaagcacgaaattgaaggaagaaaaagggagagaagttgaactctgagttgtgtctcacaagactctcattcatcaaagttacaacaagtgttacacatgcttctatttatagactaggtagcttccttgagaagctttcttgagaaaactttcttgaaaagcttctttgagaaaacttccttgagaagctagagcttagctacacacacccctctaataactaagctcacctccttgagaagcttccttgagaagattcctaaaaaagctagagcttagttacacacaccccctataatagctaagctcacccccatgccaaaatacatgaaaatataaaaaaaaatccctattacaaagactactcaaaatgccctgaaatacaaggctaaaaccctatactactagaatggccaaaatacaaggcccaaaagaaggaaaacccaattctaacatttacaaagaagaatggatccaaccttgacccatgggctcaaaaatctaccctaaggttcatgagaaccttaggaccttctttagtagctctagcccaagcctcttggagtcttctatccaatacccttggggggtaggattacaTCAGACGAGGGATAGGACAAAATAAAGAAGGATGGACTGGATGAATACCCAAAAACTTGTAACTCACTAAACTTCCATACAACTTTTTGTCTAGTGtctaacaaaagtaaaaatacaatACTATTCTTATTTTTGACTTTTCATTATTTCACACCTTCTTTCTTATTCCATATGCGCCTCATTCTCCAAATATTAACAACCTCATCGCCCTCCTATCCATCATCGTGCTGGAGCTCTCCCAATTCGCCTCCACCATACCCCTTATCGTGGATCTCTCAGACCACTCATCCCTCTCCATTCTCTTCGTCCCCAACACCT comes from the Glycine soja cultivar W05 chromosome 6, ASM419377v2, whole genome shotgun sequence genome and includes:
- the LOC114417054 gene encoding protein translation factor SUI1 homolog 1-like — encoded protein: MSGLDDQIPTAFDPFADANADDSGAGSKEYVHIRVQQRNGRKSLTTVQGLKKEFSYNKILKDVKKEFCCNGTVVQDPELGQVIQLQGDQRKNVSTFLVQAGIVKKDHIKIHGF